In Aestuariibaculum lutulentum, one DNA window encodes the following:
- a CDS encoding class I SAM-dependent methyltransferase, which yields MYENTFPNKRFKHTLEFLRKHISTSETILDLGVVNPFSEIMSQQGYTVENTKGEDLDLDTSTIDNSSADVVTAFEIFEHLLSPFTVLKSIKADKLVASVPLKLWFSSAYRSKTDMLDRHYHEFEDWQFDWLLEKAGWKIIDRQKWTNPTKKIGIRPMLRWFTPRYYIVYAERI from the coding sequence ATGTACGAAAACACATTTCCAAACAAACGCTTTAAACATACACTGGAATTTCTAAGAAAACATATATCAACCTCTGAAACGATTTTAGATTTAGGGGTTGTTAATCCCTTTTCTGAAATCATGTCGCAACAAGGCTACACTGTTGAAAACACTAAAGGTGAAGATTTAGATCTGGACACCTCAACTATTGACAATTCATCTGCAGATGTCGTAACTGCCTTTGAAATTTTCGAGCATCTCTTATCCCCTTTTACGGTTTTAAAATCTATTAAAGCGGATAAACTGGTAGCTAGTGTTCCTCTTAAATTATGGTTTTCATCAGCATACAGAAGTAAAACAGATATGCTAGACAGACATTACCATGAATTTGAAGACTGGCAATTCGACTGGTTACTGGAAAAAGCCGGATGGAAAATTATTGACCGTCAAAAATGGACCAATCCAACAAAAAAAATAGGGATTCGCCCTATGCTTCGTTGGTTTACGCCAAGATATTATATTGTTTATGCTGAAAGAATTTAA
- a CDS encoding glycosyltransferase family 2 protein — protein sequence MNFYIIIPAHNEEDSIGLTLESLTKQTLLPKRVVIVNDNSTDGTQAIVESYAAKHNWVQLVNSQSSNQHLPGSKIINAFYKGYQVLDEDYDIICKFDADLIFPENYLEQIANHFKNTPKLGMAAGFCYIEKNGDWILENLTNKDHIRGALKAYTKDCFLQIGKLKPSMGWDTVDELLAKYYGWSILTDESLHVKHLKPTGISYNKASKYLQGEAMYKMRYGFTITLISALKLAYKKKSVSLFRDYMAGYFKAKHNNIEPLVSVEEGQFIRDLRWKGMLNKFS from the coding sequence TTGAATTTCTACATCATCATACCAGCGCATAACGAAGAGGATTCTATCGGCTTAACTTTAGAATCTTTAACCAAACAAACCTTACTCCCTAAACGGGTTGTAATTGTTAACGATAATTCTACCGATGGCACGCAAGCTATTGTAGAATCTTATGCCGCAAAACACAATTGGGTTCAATTGGTAAATTCACAGTCCTCAAACCAACACTTACCGGGTTCTAAAATTATTAATGCCTTTTATAAAGGTTACCAGGTTCTAGATGAAGATTACGACATTATTTGTAAGTTCGATGCCGACCTGATTTTCCCTGAAAACTATTTAGAGCAAATCGCCAATCATTTTAAAAACACCCCTAAGTTAGGAATGGCTGCAGGCTTCTGCTATATCGAAAAAAATGGGGATTGGATTTTAGAAAATTTAACTAACAAAGATCACATTCGTGGCGCTTTAAAAGCCTATACCAAAGACTGTTTTCTGCAAATAGGCAAACTAAAGCCTTCAATGGGTTGGGATACGGTAGATGAGCTGTTGGCGAAATATTATGGCTGGTCAATTTTAACAGACGAATCGTTACATGTTAAGCATTTAAAACCTACCGGAATCAGTTACAATAAAGCCTCAAAATACTTGCAAGGTGAAGCCATGTATAAAATGCGTTACGGTTTTACCATTACTTTAATTTCGGCACTAAAATTAGCATATAAAAAGAAAAGTGTTTCGCTATTTAGAGATTACATGGCTGGCTATTTTAAAGCAAAACACAATAATATTGAACCATTAGTTTCCGTTGAAGAAGGACAATTTATTCGCGACTTGCGATGGAAAGGTATGCTGAATAAGTTCAGTTAA
- a CDS encoding DNA/RNA non-specific endonuclease: MKNKSIYTLFTVVLVLGVYGYEHFLKEEEKAETIEQGKIVKTETNEYFLPTSTTGQIVHHDGYSLSYNEAYEQAEWVAYELKKAHLSNTNFKRPYFEIDDAVKTGAASWRNYKNSGYDKGHLCPAGDRRYSQAAHDETFLTSNITPQEHQFNAGIWNTLEQKVRYWANKYDGVFVVTGGVLEKGLRTIGSEHVAVPNQFYKVLIDMNSGQPKMIAFLMPHKDSNKPLYDFVVSVDSIEKLTGIDFFPELDDAIENKLEASSSYKNWSF; the protein is encoded by the coding sequence TTGAAAAACAAAAGTATATACACGCTATTTACCGTTGTACTTGTTTTAGGTGTTTACGGTTACGAACACTTTTTAAAAGAAGAAGAAAAGGCTGAAACCATAGAGCAAGGGAAAATCGTTAAAACCGAAACTAACGAATATTTTTTGCCAACAAGTACAACGGGACAAATAGTACATCATGATGGGTATTCGTTAAGTTATAATGAAGCCTATGAACAGGCTGAATGGGTAGCTTACGAATTAAAAAAGGCGCATTTATCAAATACAAATTTTAAGCGTCCGTATTTTGAAATTGATGATGCAGTAAAAACTGGTGCGGCAAGTTGGCGCAACTATAAGAATTCAGGTTACGATAAAGGGCATTTATGTCCTGCAGGAGATCGGCGCTACAGTCAGGCGGCACATGATGAAACTTTTTTAACCAGTAATATTACGCCGCAGGAACATCAATTTAATGCTGGTATTTGGAATACTCTGGAACAGAAAGTAAGATATTGGGCTAATAAGTATGATGGTGTGTTTGTGGTTACCGGAGGGGTTTTAGAAAAAGGTTTAAGAACTATCGGAAGTGAACATGTGGCTGTGCCAAATCAGTTTTACAAAGTGTTGATTGATATGAATTCGGGGCAACCTAAAATGATAGCCTTTTTAATGCCGCATAAAGATTCAAACAAACCGTTATATGACTTTGTTGTTTCTGTAGATTCTATAGAAAAGCTTACAGGAATAGACTTCTTTCCAGAACTTGATGATGCTATTGAAAATAAACTGGAAGCCTCAAGCAGTTATAAAAATTGGAGTTTTTAA
- the pafA gene encoding alkaline phosphatase PafA, whose protein sequence is MKKISTLLSVAIFVMACKAQEQPKVPQTTEKSSYYFTHKPKLVVGIIVDQMRYDYLTRFYNKYGEGGFKRMMNEGFNCKNNHFNYVPTKTAPGHASVFSGTTPKYHGIIANDWYDKDLKKSVYCAGDESVNPVGTTSSAGKMSPHRMLTTTFADENRLFTQMRGKSIGVSVKDRGAILPAGHSANAAYWFYGKDQGDFISSTYYMNDLPQWVKDFNKSDAAESYLKPWDTYYNIETYTESGTDLNDFEEGFEGKETATFPYDLNVLKDKNGGFDIIKATAYGNSIVADFAIAALTGEQLGQDEHTDVLTVSFSSTDYVGHNFGVNSKEIEDTYIRLDLDLERFYKALDEKVGKGNYTVFLTADHAAVDVPAYLQSVKIPAGYVNTKEERAQMESFLQNKYGANFIENISNNQIFLDRAKIAEMNLELEDVQETLVNEIIGYENIYKAYSATTMSTTSFPIGLEALFQKGYNQKRSGDIIFEYNAAYISYGRKGSTHGSGFDYDTHVPLLFFGKGIKHGQTFDKTEITDIAPTMSALLDISFPNGAIIGKPLEFVLE, encoded by the coding sequence ATGAAAAAAATTTCCACTCTTTTATCAGTCGCAATATTTGTAATGGCGTGTAAAGCACAGGAGCAGCCTAAGGTGCCACAAACTACTGAAAAATCGTCTTATTACTTTACGCATAAGCCTAAATTGGTTGTTGGAATTATCGTAGATCAAATGCGTTACGATTACTTAACGCGTTTTTATAACAAATATGGCGAAGGCGGATTTAAACGCATGATGAATGAAGGATTTAACTGCAAGAATAATCATTTTAATTATGTGCCAACAAAAACAGCACCCGGTCATGCTTCTGTATTTTCTGGTACAACACCAAAATATCACGGTATTATAGCTAACGATTGGTATGATAAAGATTTGAAAAAATCGGTGTATTGTGCCGGAGACGAAAGCGTAAATCCGGTAGGAACAACAAGTAGCGCAGGAAAAATGTCGCCACACCGTATGTTAACCACCACGTTCGCAGATGAAAATAGATTGTTTACGCAAATGCGAGGAAAATCAATTGGAGTTTCGGTAAAAGATCGTGGAGCCATTTTACCAGCAGGACATTCAGCGAATGCTGCCTATTGGTTCTACGGAAAAGATCAGGGCGATTTTATTTCAAGTACATATTATATGAACGATTTACCACAGTGGGTAAAAGATTTCAATAAATCTGATGCGGCTGAATCGTATTTAAAGCCTTGGGATACCTATTACAATATTGAAACCTATACCGAAAGCGGAACCGACTTAAACGATTTTGAAGAAGGTTTTGAAGGAAAAGAAACAGCAACTTTTCCATACGATTTAAATGTGTTAAAAGATAAAAACGGCGGATTCGATATTATTAAAGCAACAGCTTACGGAAACAGCATTGTAGCAGATTTTGCCATTGCAGCATTAACCGGAGAACAATTAGGGCAAGATGAGCATACAGATGTGTTAACGGTTAGTTTTTCAAGTACCGATTATGTTGGACATAATTTCGGTGTAAACTCTAAAGAAATTGAAGATACTTACATTCGTTTAGATTTAGATTTAGAACGTTTTTATAAGGCTTTAGATGAAAAAGTGGGTAAAGGAAACTATACGGTGTTCTTAACTGCCGATCATGCAGCAGTTGATGTTCCTGCTTATTTACAAAGCGTGAAAATTCCGGCGGGTTATGTGAATACAAAGGAAGAAAGAGCACAAATGGAAAGCTTTTTACAAAACAAATACGGAGCAAACTTTATTGAGAATATCAGTAATAATCAAATCTTTTTAGACCGTGCTAAAATTGCTGAAATGAATTTAGAGTTAGAAGATGTTCAGGAAACTTTAGTGAATGAAATTATTGGTTACGAGAATATTTACAAAGCGTATTCTGCAACAACTATGAGTACAACCTCGTTCCCAATTGGTCTTGAAGCTTTGTTTCAAAAAGGATACAATCAAAAGCGTTCGGGAGATATCATTTTCGAATACAACGCCGCATATATTTCCTATGGAAGAAAAGGATCTACCCATGGTTCAGGTTTCGATTATGATACCCACGTGCCGTTACTATTCTTTGGAAAGGGTATTAAGCATGGACAAACTTTTGATAAAACCGAAATCACCGATATTGCCCCAACTATGTCTGCTTTGTTAGACATTAGCTTTCCTAACGGCGCTATTATTGGAAAACCTTTAGAATTTGTTTTAGAGTAA
- a CDS encoding MlaE family ABC transporter permease, with translation MTYLHNIGAYSLMVVNMFRKPTKWSVMKTLILKDVDDLVIGSLGIVAFISFFVGGVITIQTALNIDNPLIPKYLVGFATRQSIILEFAPTFTSIIMAGKVGSFITSSIGTMRVTEQIDALEVMGINSLNYLVFPKTVALMLYPFVIAIGMFLGILGGIAAGVFGGFTSLEDYILGIQTDFTPFHVTYAFIKTFVFAFVLATIPSFYGYYMKGGALEVGKASTTSFVWTSVVIIVLNYLLTQMLLS, from the coding sequence ATGACTTATCTACACAATATTGGCGCATATTCTTTAATGGTTGTTAATATGTTTCGCAAACCAACTAAGTGGTCGGTAATGAAAACTTTAATACTTAAAGATGTTGACGATTTAGTTATAGGCTCCTTAGGTATTGTTGCCTTTATTTCATTTTTCGTTGGTGGTGTTATTACTATTCAAACCGCATTAAACATTGACAATCCTTTAATTCCGAAATACCTTGTAGGTTTTGCTACCAGGCAATCTATAATTTTAGAATTTGCTCCTACGTTTACTTCTATTATTATGGCAGGAAAAGTGGGATCTTTCATAACATCAAGTATTGGAACCATGCGTGTTACCGAACAAATTGATGCTTTAGAAGTTATGGGAATTAACTCTTTAAACTACCTTGTGTTTCCTAAAACTGTAGCCTTAATGCTTTACCCATTTGTAATTGCTATTGGTATGTTTTTAGGGATTTTAGGCGGAATTGCAGCTGGTGTTTTTGGAGGCTTTACATCGCTAGAAGATTATATCCTAGGTATACAAACCGATTTTACGCCATTTCACGTTACTTACGCCTTTATAAAAACTTTTGTATTTGCTTTTGTTTTAGCTACCATACCATCGTTTTACGGGTATTATATGAAAGGTGGCGCTCTTGAAGTTGGTAAAGCCAGTACAACCTCGTTTGTATGGACCAGTGTTGTTATTATTGTATTAAACTATTTACTAACCCAAATGCTATTGAGTTAA
- a CDS encoding ABC transporter ATP-binding protein has product MIEVKDLHKSFGDTEILKGITTTFEQGKTNLIIGQSGSGKTVFLKCLLGLFEYEEGSIAYDGKIFSRLSDAQKRDLRAEIGMVFQGSALFDSMTIAQNVMFPLKMFTKQSKSEMEDRVNFVLKRVKLENAHNKMPSEASGGMQKRVAIARAIVNNPKYLFCDEPNSGLDPKTSIVIDNLIQEITDEYKIVTVINSHDMNSVMEIGEKIVFLKNGYKEWEGSKETIFKTDNASVTDFVYSSNLFKKVRRMYIEENE; this is encoded by the coding sequence ATGATTGAGGTTAAAGATTTACATAAATCGTTCGGAGACACGGAAATTCTAAAAGGTATTACAACTACTTTTGAACAAGGAAAAACCAACCTTATCATTGGGCAAAGTGGTTCGGGTAAAACTGTATTTTTAAAATGCTTATTAGGCCTTTTTGAATACGAAGAAGGTTCTATTGCTTACGACGGAAAGATATTTTCTCGATTATCTGATGCTCAAAAACGTGATTTACGCGCCGAAATAGGTATGGTATTTCAAGGCAGTGCGTTATTCGATTCTATGACCATTGCGCAAAACGTAATGTTCCCGCTAAAAATGTTTACCAAGCAAAGTAAAAGCGAAATGGAAGATCGCGTAAACTTTGTTTTAAAGCGAGTAAAACTTGAAAATGCACACAACAAAATGCCGAGTGAAGCTTCCGGAGGTATGCAAAAACGTGTTGCTATTGCTCGTGCCATAGTTAATAACCCTAAATATTTGTTTTGTGACGAACCAAACTCTGGATTAGACCCAAAAACTTCTATAGTTATCGACAATTTAATTCAGGAGATAACAGACGAATATAAAATTGTTACAGTTATCAACTCTCACGATATGAACTCGGTGATGGAAATAGGTGAAAAAATCGTATTTCTTAAAAATGGTTATAAAGAATGGGAAGGTTCTAAAGAGACCATCTTTAAAACCGATAATGCATCGGTAACAGACTTTGTTTACTCGTCAAACTTATTTAAAAAAGTAAGACGTATGTACATTGAAGAAAACGAGTAA
- a CDS encoding DUF389 domain-containing protein, with product MEENKFSFSEEEQKKEHIVDERKEAVKKDAQGLLLSIKRFFSELLDFRDDTDREATIQAIKNDIPFKGATAWILVCSIFVASIGLNANSTAVVIGAMLISPLMGPILGIGLSVSINDIDTLRKSLVNFGVMIVLSVITAFLFFWFFPLSEESSELLARTQPDIRDVLIAFFGGSALIIARTKKGTIASVIFGVAIATALMPPLCTVGYGLSVAFEQDFAKGGRYALGALYLFIINTIFIALATFLVLKVLKFPMLKYANSARRRRISRFAMTLAIVVMIPAIWTFINVLQQSRFEVDARNFIKRELAALPHAEYIRKNASYRYSEDKKVPSAIELNTFGLDEVPESTIALLKDRMLQYDALKSSSLIFNQNKSKNLDNLKYMEQIRYRDSIDLLGQSQKIVFLESKLKSLEKLERLQIPFDELTKEVKILYDGIDKLSYSSVITSNFNKTDTLSVITAKWDTKKIKEKDIASQQEKLEKWLRQKYKLDSLVVTRQ from the coding sequence ATGGAAGAAAACAAGTTCAGTTTTTCTGAGGAAGAACAAAAAAAGGAACATATTGTTGATGAACGAAAAGAAGCTGTTAAAAAGGACGCTCAGGGCCTGCTTTTAAGTATTAAACGCTTTTTTAGTGAATTACTCGATTTCCGTGATGATACCGATAGAGAAGCCACGATTCAGGCAATAAAGAACGATATTCCGTTTAAAGGAGCTACGGCTTGGATTTTAGTCTGTTCCATCTTTGTGGCATCTATTGGACTTAATGCGAATTCAACCGCAGTTGTTATTGGTGCCATGTTAATATCGCCGTTAATGGGCCCTATTTTAGGTATTGGTCTTTCGGTATCTATTAATGATATTGATACACTTCGGAAATCATTAGTCAATTTTGGGGTGATGATTGTATTGAGTGTGATTACTGCCTTCCTGTTTTTCTGGTTTTTCCCTTTAAGTGAAGAGTCTTCAGAGCTATTGGCACGCACGCAACCTGATATTCGAGATGTGCTTATCGCATTTTTTGGTGGTTCGGCTTTAATTATTGCCAGAACTAAAAAAGGAACCATTGCATCTGTAATTTTTGGTGTAGCGATTGCTACGGCGTTAATGCCTCCGTTATGTACCGTTGGTTATGGATTGTCTGTCGCTTTCGAACAGGATTTTGCTAAAGGAGGTCGTTATGCTTTGGGAGCGCTTTATCTTTTTATTATCAATACTATTTTTATTGCATTGGCAACCTTTTTAGTGTTGAAGGTTTTAAAATTCCCAATGCTTAAATATGCCAATTCAGCCAGACGCAGACGTATTAGTCGATTTGCGATGACTTTGGCTATTGTAGTAATGATTCCGGCCATTTGGACGTTTATAAACGTTTTGCAGCAAAGTCGTTTTGAAGTAGATGCCCGTAATTTCATTAAAAGGGAATTAGCAGCATTACCTCATGCCGAGTATATTAGAAAAAATGCTTCGTACAGGTATTCTGAAGATAAAAAAGTGCCGTCGGCAATAGAATTAAACACCTTCGGATTAGATGAGGTTCCGGAAAGCACCATTGCTTTATTAAAGGATAGAATGCTACAATATGATGCCTTAAAAAGCAGTAGTTTAATCTTTAATCAGAATAAAAGTAAGAATTTGGATAACCTAAAGTATATGGAACAAATTCGTTACAGAGACTCTATTGATTTACTGGGGCAATCTCAAAAAATTGTATTTCTTGAAAGTAAACTAAAAAGTTTAGAAAAATTAGAACGTTTACAAATTCCGTTTGATGAATTAACTAAGGAAGTGAAAATTCTGTATGATGGTATAGATAAATTATCGTATTCAAGTGTCATTACGTCAAACTTTAATAAAACAGATACCTTATCGGTTATTACAGCGAAGTGGGACACTAAAAAAATAAAGGAAAAGGATATTGCCAGTCAGCAGGAGAAACTTGAAAAATGGCTAAGACAAAAATATAAACTGGATAGTTTAGTTGTAACCCGACAATAG
- a CDS encoding mannose-1-phosphate guanylyltransferase: MNKNYYAILMAGGVGSRFWPVSTEEFPKQFHDMLGTGDTLIQKTFQRLSRLIPKENIFILTNERYNDLVLEQLPEVNQRQVVLEPAMRNTAPCILYASLKIQKENPDAVMIVAPSDHWIEDEAAFTKNVEQAFSFCEKHDALMTLGIQPTFPNTGYGYIEFDKSSTEDIKSVNQFREKPDYETAKAFIEQGNFLWNAGIFMWSVKSVVEAFKNNQPGLYAHFEKGIETYNTEAEKAFIAENYPLADNISVDYAVMETSKNVYVIAAEFDWNDLGTWGSLYDKLGKDSANNAVVNARTLTEDASGNMIRTKNNKIVVVDGLEDYIIVDKEDVLLIYPKAKEQDIKQVLKKVKDTYGEQYG; the protein is encoded by the coding sequence ATGAATAAAAATTATTATGCCATATTAATGGCAGGAGGAGTAGGATCTAGGTTTTGGCCCGTAAGTACAGAAGAATTTCCAAAGCAGTTTCACGACATGCTGGGAACGGGTGATACCCTTATTCAAAAAACATTTCAACGTTTATCACGATTAATTCCAAAAGAGAATATTTTCATCTTAACCAACGAACGTTATAACGATTTAGTGTTAGAACAGTTACCTGAAGTCAATCAGCGTCAGGTGGTTTTAGAACCAGCCATGCGAAATACAGCTCCATGTATATTATATGCCTCTTTAAAAATTCAGAAAGAGAATCCAGATGCCGTTATGATTGTGGCCCCAAGTGATCACTGGATTGAAGATGAAGCCGCTTTTACTAAAAATGTGGAGCAGGCCTTTAGCTTTTGCGAAAAGCATGATGCCTTGATGACATTAGGTATTCAGCCAACATTTCCAAATACTGGATATGGTTATATCGAATTTGATAAATCTTCAACTGAAGATATAAAATCGGTAAATCAGTTTAGAGAAAAGCCAGATTATGAAACGGCTAAGGCTTTTATAGAGCAAGGGAATTTTTTGTGGAATGCGGGTATCTTTATGTGGAGTGTGAAAAGTGTGGTTGAAGCGTTTAAAAATAATCAGCCGGGCTTATATGCGCATTTCGAAAAAGGTATTGAGACTTATAACACTGAAGCCGAAAAAGCGTTTATTGCTGAAAACTATCCATTAGCAGATAATATTTCGGTGGATTATGCGGTTATGGAAACCTCTAAAAATGTGTATGTAATTGCAGCTGAGTTCGATTGGAATGATTTAGGAACCTGGGGAAGTTTATACGATAAGTTGGGTAAAGACAGTGCTAATAATGCTGTAGTTAATGCCAGAACGCTTACCGAGGATGCTTCAGGGAACATGATTAGAACTAAAAATAATAAAATTGTTGTTGTTGATGGTTTAGAAGATTATATTATTGTAGATAAAGAGGATGTGTTGCTTATTTATCCAAAGGCCAAAGAACAGGATATAAAACAAGTGCTTAAAAAGGTAAAAGATACTTACGGCGAGCAGTACGGATAG
- a CDS encoding SprT-like domain-containing protein, with translation MHEKLQDYIPVNAIPQVISLLNHDDLVVKVKKERKTRHGDYMRLPNGKHQITVNSNLNEYRFLITLIHEIAHFEAYRTYGRLIKPHGIEWKRTFQHLMLPFLNPEIFPDSLLPLLARHFKNPKASSDTDVNLALALKQFDEANDKTYIFEVPLGSIFKLYNGRVFKMSGKRTKRFECVEVKTGRLYLFNPNAEVELVTNN, from the coding sequence ATGCATGAAAAACTTCAAGATTACATTCCGGTAAATGCTATTCCACAAGTTATAAGTCTTTTAAATCATGATGATTTAGTTGTTAAAGTAAAAAAGGAGCGTAAAACCCGTCATGGGGATTACATGAGATTGCCAAACGGCAAGCATCAAATTACCGTAAACTCAAACTTAAATGAATACCGGTTTTTAATAACCTTAATTCATGAGATTGCTCATTTTGAAGCTTACAGGACTTATGGCAGATTGATTAAACCACACGGAATAGAATGGAAGAGAACCTTTCAGCATTTAATGTTACCATTTTTGAATCCTGAAATTTTTCCAGATAGTCTTTTGCCTTTGTTAGCAAGGCATTTTAAAAACCCTAAAGCGTCTAGCGATACTGATGTTAATTTAGCGTTAGCATTAAAACAGTTTGATGAAGCTAACGACAAAACTTATATATTTGAAGTGCCTTTAGGGAGCATATTTAAACTTTACAACGGGCGGGTTTTTAAAATGAGTGGTAAACGAACCAAGCGTTTTGAATGTGTTGAAGTTAAAACCGGACGGTTGTATTTGTTTAATCCAAATGCAGAAGTAGAATTAGTAACCAATAATTAG